The Psychrobium sp. MM17-31 genome window below encodes:
- the nhaB gene encoding sodium/proton antiporter NhaB codes for MPTMSLNQAFMRNFLGNSPKWYKLAIIAFLVINPFVFFLIDPFVAGWLLVAEFIFTLAMALKCYPLQPGGLLAIEAVAIGMTSPYKVLHELSVNMEVILLLVFMVAGIYFMKDLLLFVFTKLITKLRSKVVLSLSFCAAGAILSAFLDALTVIAVVISVVIGFYSVYHKVSSGKKFDHDDHDHTHEKEFHEQHRADLKQFRGFLRNLLMHAGVGTALGGVMTKVGEPQNLIIADKAGWEFVEFAIRMSPVTIPVFIFGLITCFVIEKMGWFSYGVKLPENVHKVLSDFAKDQDARRTTRDRAKLIVQGAIAVWLVAGLAFHLAAVGLIGLSVIVLATAFNGITEEHALGKAFEEALPFTSLLAVFFAVVAVIIDQNLFSPVITWVLSYDGNIQMVMFYIANGLLSMVSDNVFVGTVYIEQIAQALADGRITRDQFDMLAVAINTGTNLPSVATPNGQAAFLFLLTSALAPLVRLSYGRMVYMALPYTIVLSIVGWICIQSGFLTDSTEKLYEKGLINHHEAVVAPKDDKGHH; via the coding sequence ATGCCAACAATGTCACTTAATCAAGCGTTTATGCGTAACTTTTTGGGGAATTCTCCAAAGTGGTACAAATTAGCAATAATCGCCTTCTTAGTTATTAATCCATTCGTGTTCTTTTTAATCGACCCATTTGTTGCTGGTTGGTTATTGGTCGCTGAATTTATATTCACTTTAGCCATGGCGTTGAAATGTTATCCATTGCAACCCGGCGGACTACTGGCAATTGAAGCCGTAGCCATAGGAATGACCTCGCCCTATAAAGTGTTACACGAACTATCAGTCAATATGGAAGTTATCCTGCTCTTAGTCTTTATGGTAGCTGGCATTTACTTCATGAAAGACTTGCTGCTATTTGTGTTTACCAAGCTAATTACTAAGTTGCGCTCGAAAGTCGTCTTATCGCTATCTTTCTGTGCGGCAGGCGCTATTTTATCGGCATTCTTAGATGCACTAACGGTTATTGCGGTTGTAATCAGTGTTGTTATTGGCTTCTACAGCGTGTACCACAAAGTATCTTCAGGTAAGAAATTTGACCACGATGACCACGACCACACTCATGAAAAAGAATTCCATGAACAGCACCGCGCCGATTTAAAACAATTCCGTGGCTTCTTGCGTAACCTACTAATGCACGCTGGTGTCGGTACTGCGCTTGGTGGTGTAATGACCAAAGTTGGTGAGCCGCAAAACTTAATCATTGCCGACAAAGCCGGTTGGGAATTCGTCGAATTCGCTATTCGCATGTCACCTGTGACTATTCCTGTATTTATCTTCGGTCTTATCACTTGTTTCGTTATCGAGAAAATGGGTTGGTTTAGCTATGGTGTTAAGCTGCCTGAGAATGTACATAAAGTACTATCTGATTTCGCTAAAGATCAAGATGCGCGTCGTACTACTCGCGATAGAGCTAAACTCATTGTCCAAGGTGCAATTGCCGTTTGGTTAGTAGCTGGTCTAGCATTCCACTTAGCTGCTGTAGGCTTAATCGGCCTATCGGTTATCGTTCTAGCCACCGCATTTAACGGTATTACCGAAGAGCACGCCCTAGGTAAAGCCTTCGAAGAAGCATTACCCTTTACTTCGCTATTGGCGGTATTTTTCGCCGTAGTAGCGGTTATTATCGACCAAAACTTATTCTCGCCAGTAATCACTTGGGTACTGAGTTACGATGGTAATATTCAGATGGTGATGTTCTATATCGCCAATGGCCTATTATCTATGGTTAGTGATAACGTATTCGTAGGTACGGTATACATTGAGCAAATAGCCCAAGCGCTAGCCGATGGCCGCATTACTCGCGATCAATTCGATATGTTAGCCGTTGCGATTAACACTGGTACTAACCTACCAAGTGTTGCAACACCAAATGGTCAAGCAGCCTTCTTATTCTTACTAACAAGTGCCCTAGCACCACTAGTACGTTTGAGTTATGGCCGCATGGTATACATGGCGTTACCTTACACCATCGTATTATCAATTGTTGGTTGGATTTGTATTCAGTCTGGTTTCTTAACAGACAGCACTGAAAAGCTCTATGAAAAAGGTTTAATCAACCACCATGAAGCGGTAGTGGCACCTAAAGACGACAAGGGCCATCACTAA